The sequence TGTGTGGCTCAGTTTGTTAGCTAGCAATGctaaggttgtgggttcaattcctgcaGGGGGTCACCCATACATATACTAAATATTTAAGGTCTAGGATACCTTAGGCTGATGTTGGCTTGCTGGTTGACCTGCGTAGTACTGTTGGACCTTCTCAGGTTCTTGATAGAACGGGAGCTGCCAAACCCAACATCACCCTACAGACAAGAATGCCGACAGAGGTAAATTAAAATACAAGACATCCCAGTTATCCGTTGTTGCTTAAAACAATGTCATGTCAGCACACACTCATATCGCAAACATGAGTATCTTTGTTCCACACAAGGTCTGAAGTTTGGATGATATCTCAGCTCGAACACAGCTTTAACATACGAACACAGTAATGGCCTAACTGTCACAAACAGGGCTAACTCGCATCCATGCATACTGCTTGCTGGTTTCGCTCACCAGTGTGTTGCGTTTGCCCCTGCCCTCGCTggctacagagacagacacagagcgggAGAAGACTTTCCCTGGAGAGGCAGAGGTGGGCCGGCGGGACACCGAGAGCTGGGAGCCTGACAGAGAGAGGTCCAGGGCATCCCCTGTTCCTCCGGCCTGGGTGGACGATGGGCTACGGGTAGTGTGCATCCTGACAAGGCCCGttaagagggagaggggaagagtcATGATACACATGAACGTTCAAAAAAGGGACACAAACACCTACTGTGAAAGAACTGATTGGTGCGGTTTGATCATGTTAAGAGGAGCAGATGCAGTCATCCACTTCCTCTTCAGCTGTTAGTTGCCCTAGGCAACATAGTCACAACGGTAGCACTCAGATAACAGTAACACTTGGAATTGAATTCACACCTAAACCACATTCACTCCATTCCcaattaaatctatttcaatGTTTTAGACTTCTTCCTAGGCAGATACAAGCAGATGGACCATCATGGTTATGTCGTTCACTTGGGATTGACAAAATGTGACACTTTGCCTCAAGATCTATCTAGCTTGCTGTCCTGCTTAACATTAGTGGAACAGTAAGATGATTTCAGATAGCTATCATATCGTTGGCTGCAATGTTTCGATGGAATCAGTGTGTATGATATAGGTACTGTACATTGTCAAGGTTGGTTGTGCCAAGTGAGGGGGGAATACAGGTGATAAGGAGAACCAAAGATAAAAATTGAAATATTAAAACCACAAATAATCGTAAAGTCGGCCATGCAAATTTACCTTGCTTGTGTTGTTATCGCAGATTACTCCAAAGCCAATGGTGACGTTTCAGTGAGAATAGCTACAGTACGTCTTGGTGGCACTGATTTATTAAATCAACACACGTTAACAGTAGCTACCTAAAAGCCAAAAGCTAACGTTAACTATAAGCCAAGAGCCTGTCAAGTGGGTCTGCTAGAAGCTAGTTTGAACAAGTGGTTGATGCCTAAAATTAGTATTTATGTGCAGCCTAACCTTCTGTGTGTGGCGCActaggctggctggctagcttaAGTTAGCTTGCTCTCATCTTTCTACACATAATAAACGAAAAGCAACATGTTGGCTACGAAGCGATCAAGCGAAATAACTTCAATAAATCCacttcagtagctagctagctaaactagcTACAAACTGTCAAATACGATAGTCCTTCGTTACCACAGCTCCGTAGAAATATTCCGTGAACTTGCTCCATCAAAGCAAAGAGTGAGTGACAATAATAACCCGCAACATCTTCTCTGTGGCAACCAGAAAACAGAAGAACTCATCCTACTGAGAACTGTGATTGGCGGTAAAAACACAACGTCCTGGAAATCCAGAGGATCTGATAGGTGGAGTGGAGGTGTCGGTTAGCAGTGCAGTGGCTAACTGGGCGTGTCCCAAACGAACTGTTTGGTTGACTTTGCAAGAGGGGGGTGTGACACGCACCACCTGCCCCCTACCCAGCCCCAGTTGTCACGATATTATCGTTTAACAAATCAGAAAGAGAAAAATAAGCTTTAGTTTACTTTAATTCATGGGAGCACTAACCAACGCACGTTTCAACACGGTTTATGGTCATTTGAACATTTGtttcatttatatatatattttcaagtagAACATATGAAGACAAGTAAAATAGACAATATAATGTTACTCACTGTAATAGAACATCTTTATTTTGGTGGACCAACAATGCATAGAAACATACAGGCTACTAGAAACCCATTTTTACTGCTGGGCAAAGGTTGGATGGGTGTAAACTAGTACAGGGTCTTTAGAGATAATGGACAAGATTCACACACAAGACTGGAAATAATTGCCTAAATGAAGTTAGCCGAGGAACTAGAGATAGCCTAATATGTAATCATTAGGAAGGAAATAATCataattacatttgacattttagtaatttggcagatgctcttattcagcgcgacttacaggagcaattaagttaaagtgccttgctcaagggcacatactTGGTCCTTGTTCGGATTCATACTTTGTATTTGCTGAATAATCAAACTCTGTTGAGATACTTTCATTGTccacaatgtaaaaataaacatATAATACATAACCATCAAAACCAGCATCCTCTTCTTATCTCTTTCTAAACTCTACAGCCATTCTCCACATATCTGCCCCTTTGTCCAGAGTGATGTCCTCTGGTAGGGAGTCAAGCCCAGGCATGGGTGGGAGTCTCTTCTTATCCAGATGGTTGTATAGAGTAGACCTGATgctgtggagacacacacacacaccagaaacaGCCAGGaaggggggggaagagaggaggcaaCAGTTAGCATTGCAACCCCATTGTCCTCAACACACGCTGCATTCCTATTCAGTCCCTAGCCCCAGCTGCTGGTTTAGTAAGGGGGCAGGGGTGACCTGTGCCGGCTGAGTGTATATCACTTAAGTCCCTTTCCACTGACAGATGGGCGCCGGTAAGCAACACACCCCGGACCCTTCTGGCCCCTCCTGGCCCCCAGGAGTCAAAAGGGCCCGCCTCATGTCCCAAgggggtctctctctgtgtgtttctcagtgTTTGCTCCTGCTTTATTGGGATTGAAAGAAGTGTCCGTATAAACGGATTGACAGATTCCTCTAGTCTAAACATCAACGTGTGGCCAGGGGTAGGGACAGGGTTGTAATCACTGAAAATACAAGGGGAACACGTTCTTTGTTGTTATATTTTTTAACATCAGGAAAATGTATAATCAACATCAAAGTCCTGTCCAAAGGTGGGTAATGATGTTAATGACAGCAGTGCTAATCAAATAATTCAAATGCTTTGTAAATAATGTGTTTTACACATTTGTGCGACATTTGCTCCCCATACCAATCCTTCATTCAGCCACAAATGGTTAGTGTCTTTGTTTGTTTTGTCAGTTACTATTAATTAATGACCATATAAGATTTGTTTTGTCAGTTACTGTTAACTACCATAAGAGGTTTGTTTAGTCAGTTAGTGTTAATTACATAAGAGGTTTGTTTTGTCAGTTACTGTTCATGACCATAAAAGAGGGTGAGAGCTGGATTGCCAATGTGTTGACGACAATAGCAGAAAGCAGCCAAAACGGCCCTTAGCCCTACTGTGACCTAGGTAGTCTACAGCACAGCACAAGTGTTAACCATCTTTCCCACTAGCTCTACTCTGTATAATAATGCattaaaaaatgcaaaaaaatgtaatacaaaatGGGCCCTTACTCCCAGTGTGGTAGATAAGCCTGGTCTGAAAAAGCCTGAGTGTTGGTCTTCAGGAGGAGGATTTCATGCAGCTCCAGGGAGAGTATGTCAATGTCTGTCCCACTGAAGAAGACCctcagctctctcctctcctcctcggaTAACTTCTGCTGGAACTCTGATGGCAGCCTCTGGAACGGGTCCTGCAAACACATGACATCCATATGCAGAAAGCACAAGATAAATCACGGTGATATAAGTGATATAATTAGGAATAGAaaaacagatcctagatcagattAAATCTCTGACTCACATCATCAGAAGAAGAGAACAAGACTCGCTTTTCATTAAATCAAattatgaatcaaatcaaattgtatttgtcacaaacgccgaatacaacaggtgtaaacctgacagtgaaatgctaattTAGAAGCTCTTTCTCAATAATGCAGAGTTAACttatttgggatagggggcagtattttcacggccggataaaaaacgtacccgatttaatctggttactactcctgcccaaaaactagaatatgcatttacttagtagatttggatagaaaacactctaacgtttctaaaactgtttgaatggtgtctgtgagtataacagaactcatatggcaggccaaaacctgagaagattccatgcaggaagtgccctgtctgacaatttgttgtccttctgttgcatctctatcgaaattacagcatctgtgctgtaacgtgacactttctaagggttccattggctctctaaagccgccagaaagtggaatggggtgtctgctgtctctgggcaaagtataggagcagagtttgtaagtggtcagcctggggacagtgagactggagatgcgctttcacgagacttctccatttttttctttcgtctttgaatgaatacaacgttgcccggttggaatattatcgctattttacgagaaaaatagcataaaaatagattttaaacagcgtttgacatgcttctaagtacggtaatggaatattttgaatttgtttgtcatgaaatgcgctcacgcattacccttcggatagtgacctgaacgcacaaacaaaacagaggtatttggatataactatggattatttggaaccaaaacaacatttgttgttgaagtagaagtcctgggagtgcattctgatgaagaacagcaaaggtaatccaatttttctaatagtaattctgagtttaggtgacgcCGAAGTTggtggatgtcaaaatagctagccgtgatggccgagctatgtactcagaatattgcaaaatgtgctttcgccgaaaagctattttaaaatcggacatagcaattgcataaaggagttctgtatctataattcttaaaataattgttatgtattttgtcaacgtttatcatgagtaatttagtaaattcaccggaagttttcggtgggtatgctagttctaaacatcacatgctaatgtaaaatgctggtttttgatataaatatgaacttgattgaacaaaacatgcatgtattgtataacataatgtcctaggagtgtcatctgatgaagatcatcaaaggttagtgctgcatttagctgtggtttgggtttatgtgacatatgcttgcttggaaaatgtctgtgtgattatttgtgtctatgtactctcctaacataatctaatgttttgctttcgctgtaaagccttttggaaattcggacaacgtggttcgattcaggagaagtgtatctataaaatggtgtaaaatagtcctatgtttgagaactttgaattatgacattttgtggttttaaatttggcgctctgatttttcactggctgttgaatagtgtgggatgaTTTCGTcaacctcccctagagaggttttaaataAGAAAAGCAAACTAATGAGAAATTAAATGCACATGAATTAAGCTACAGTACCTACAAGGAGTACCAGCTGAGATTCAAACAAGCATTCGTGAGTCTTAGAAAAGCGGTATATAAATCccatatattattataataaacagattaaaaatGTGTTTTATCAACATTTGTTTTTGATTCAACGCCTGCCATGTCCAATGTCACACATTGCCTGGATTTACAGCTCAGATGGAGGCTGACCGCTTGCATGTGGTACCTGAGGTCAACCAGTGGTGGTTAACAGAGGTCAATGGTCAGGTGGGTGAAAGCGTTGACAAACTACTAAATGTGGTCACAGAGGGGGAGTTTCTCTTCACTGACAGAATTTGTATTGTTGGTTTGGTCTTTAAAAGTGATTTGGGCTCGGTCTATCCACAGATTCATTGATATGAAAAGATCAGTAGGATAATTTCATCTCACTTATTGTTATGATTAGAACTGGTATATCTAACTAACTGCCTGACTCTTTTACTCTCCACAGTGTAAAACAATAACTCTGGTTGTTAATACCAACACtgggggttattttacaccactgagtgttaatttcaCTCTTACAGAACTCCTGAATCAATACTAGAAATGTAACATTGAAAAATCGATGCTGGTCAATTTGATGTGTACTGCATATGTTAACTCACCTGTGGAGATACAGGTATGGGCTATATGTTAACTCACCTGTGGAGATACAGGTATGGGCTATATGTTAACTCACCCGTGGAGATACAGGTATGGGCTATATGTTAACTCACCCGTGGAGATACAGGTATGGGCTATATGTTAACTCACCCGTGGAGATACAGGTATGGGCTATATGTTAACTCACCCGTGGAGATACAGGTATGGCCTATATGTTAACTCACCCGTGGAGATACAGGTATGGGCTATATGTTAACTCACCCGTGGAGATACAGGTATGGCCTATATGTTAACTCACCCGTGGAGATACAGGTATGGGCTATATGTTAACTCACCCGTGGAGATACAGGTATGGGCTATATGTTAACTCACCTGTGGAGATACAGGTATGGGCTCTATGTTAACTCACCCGTGGAGATACAGGTATGGGCTCTATGTTAACTCACccgtaacagaactcatacggcaggcaaaaacctgagaaaaatccaaccaggaagttggaCCTCAGAGAgttgtagtcatttcaaatgattttctagtcatttcaaatgattttctatctaaactacagtgtctgtgatgttaTATTggacttcctaaggcttccactagatgtcaacagtcattagaacctcGTTTGAGGCTTctagaatacaatttgattgaataatacccGGAAGAGTAAGTGTTCTGGCTGGGGTCATTGCCTTACCTCACGCGCGCTCACGAAGGATTAgccatttctttttttcttttgtaatgaatctgctattgtccggttggaatattatcgcaattctacgattataacaccctaaagattgattgtgaacatggtttgacatgtttctacaaacgctgagggaactttataacttttcgtcGACGGTGGATAGATTCATTTTGAAATGGGGATCTGGACGCGCCATCAAAACGGAtttatttcgacataaatgatggactttatcgaacaaatgaacatttcttgtggaagtgggaaaCCTTTCGAGTGCATTCagccaaagatcagcaaaggtaagataatatttttaacatatttcaGCGTTTTGGGGATGCCGAGGCTGGACGGCTAACTGAATAGCATGGtgctcagtactcagaatattgaacaatgtgctttctacgtaaagttattttgaaatctgacaccgcgggTGCATAaaagagtactgtatctataattcttaaaataattgttgtgtattttgtcaacgtttctgatgagtatttttgtaaattcaccggaaatttgggggtgaatacattttctgaacgtcacgcgccaatgtaaaatgggttttttggatataaatatgaacttgatggaacaaaaaatgcatgtattgtctaacaatgtcctaggagtgtcatctgatgaagatcgtcaaaggttagtgcataattttagctggttttgtgcttttggacggctaaccttgctttgaaaatggctgtccttgTTAAGAAAatgctgtgtttttgttttttgctgTGGTtgtatcctaacataatctaatgttttgctttcgctgtaaagcctttttgaaatcggacaacgtggttggattcaggagaggtttatctttcaaatggtgtaaaatagtcataagtttgagaaaattgaattgtggtattttagttgtttttgtatttcgcgccatgcgatcccattggctgttggctaggggttccgctggtgGAACGGGgtgccgctagcggaatgtctagatgcaagaggttaaCTCACCTGTGGAGATACAGGTATGGGCTATATGTTAACTCACCTGTCCTCTGCTCAGCATCAGCTCAGACTTCCAGCAGGTAAGGAGCTGCCAGGTGAATGTGCTGTGTTCCAGTCTGCTCTCTCCAAGGACCTGGGACAGAGATATGTGAGAGGGGTACAGTCAAAAGGGCCAAAACAGGGGGACCTCTGTAATAGAGTGGTCTCTCTATAACAAATCATTTACATATAGTAGTATATTTGTGCCTTAGGAATGAGAGTCATGAGGAGAGCACATGCATAATCTACCCGGACAAAAATAGATACAAGGTATAAACATGAATTACTGCATCTCTGGGCATTAGGTGGAGACATTGCTGGAGTTAAGAGATACTCTACCTTGGCTACACTGCTAGAGATCTGTGGGCCCATCTTGAGCGACTCAGTCAGGTAGGACAAGAGTGAGGCTTGGGGCACTCCGCTAGTCTTCCCCAGGAACCGCAGGCCAATCTCCACCGCAAACACAGCGTCACACACGTCAGTGTATGAACGTAGTCCTGCCCTCATAGCACCGCTAACGGAGCCCTTCAGCGACTcctgacagacagaacaacagatggaatgacagacagagacagacagaactacTGTAAGCAGAGAGCTGGGCACAGTGACGCATAGCTGGGGAGACTAACTACCTCCCAGCCCAGTGAATGGAAACAGAGTGGGGTATAGTGGGTTTAGGAATTTGACCTTGAAACAAAATGTCCCTTTCAAACCCCACTGGGGAAAACTCCTGTGTGCGTACATACTTGGTTGGTATTGAATCCATG comes from Salmo trutta chromosome 18, fSalTru1.1, whole genome shotgun sequence and encodes:
- the LOC115153514 gene encoding uncharacterized protein LOC115153514 isoform X2, which encodes MRAGLRSYTDVCDAVFAVEIGLRFLGKTSGVPQASLLSYLTESLKMGPQISSSVAKVLGESRLEHSTFTWQLLTCWKSELMLSRGQDPFQRLPSEFQQKLSEEERRELRVFFSGTDIDILSLELHEILLLKTNTQAFSDQAYLPHWDIRSTLYNHLDKKRLPPMPGLDSLPEDITLDKGADMWRMAVEFRKR
- the LOC115153514 gene encoding uncharacterized protein LOC115153514 isoform X1; protein product: MYLQDTSRYLNRHQQDFSVVLDEVRAKIPQESLKGSVSGAMRAGLRSYTDVCDAVFAVEIGLRFLGKTSGVPQASLLSYLTESLKMGPQISSSVAKVLGESRLEHSTFTWQLLTCWKSELMLSRGQDPFQRLPSEFQQKLSEEERRELRVFFSGTDIDILSLELHEILLLKTNTQAFSDQAYLPHWDIRSTLYNHLDKKRLPPMPGLDSLPEDITLDKGADMWRMAVEFRKR